In one window of Helianthus annuus cultivar XRQ/B chromosome 17, HanXRQr2.0-SUNRISE, whole genome shotgun sequence DNA:
- the LOC110920831 gene encoding ninja-family protein AFP1, which yields MGERSRDLLQRFTGSKDPRGSDPEEDLELNLGLSLGGRFGVDKSKLVRSSSIAAILPVVKDDDDDVLNNNKLKTGHDGSYSGLVRTASLPVETEEEWRKRKELQSLRRLAAKRRRSEKQKSLTRVEREEYVVAMGRVGSSVGPLFGSGNWEFGGPEGTAVATSDGSGGGVTPPSSLPGSVDSQGSGAESEASPSSIQSSQERTNQDGTSSSRSKSVDPTVQPSRPKTEKAGNNNKGKEIRSNAIDMPCVFTQGDGPSGRRIEGILYKYGKGEEVKIMCVCHGSFLTPAEFVRHAGGTDVVHPLKHIVVNPNSSSYL from the exons ATGGGTGAAAGATCGAGGGATTTGTTGCAGAGATTCACCGGGTCAAAAGATCCGAGAGGATCCGACCCGGAAGAGGATCTGGAGCTGAATCTCGGGTTATCGTTAGGTGGAAGATTTGGTGTGGATAAGAGTAAGTTAGTAAGATCATCTTCAATTGCTGCAATCTTACCTGTTGTTAAAGACGACGACGACGACGTTTTGAACAATAATAAGTTGAAAACGGGTCATGATGGATCTTATTCGGGTTTGGTCAGAACGGCGTCGTTGCCGGTGGAGACGGAGGAGGAGTGGAGGAAGAGGAAGGAGCTTCAGAGTTTGAGGAGGTTGGCTGCCAAACGACGTCGTTCGGAGAAACAAAAGAGTTTGACTAGGGTTGAAAGGGAGGAGTATGTTGTAGCTATGGGCCGGGTCGGCTCGTCCGTTGGGCCCTTGTTTGGATCGGGTAATTGGGAGTTTGGTGGGCCCGAGGGGACCGCCGTTGCCACGTCGGATGGTAGCGGTGGCGGTGTCACTCCGCCATCATCGTTGCCCGGATCGGTGGATTCACAAG GATCAGGAGCCGAAAGTGAAGCTAGCCCCTCGAGCATACAGTCAAGCCAAGAACGAACGAATCAGGATGGCACGAGTTCATCCCGGTCAAAATCAGTGGACCCCACGGTCCAACCGTCAAGACCAAAAACCGAAAAGGCAGGCAATAACAACAAAGGGAAAGAAATCCGGTCAAATGCAATCGACATGCCATGTGTGTTCACGCAAGGGGACGGACCAAGTGGCAGGAGAATTGAAGGGATTCTTTATAAATATGGGAAAGGCGAAGAAGTGAAAATAATGTGTGTTTGTCATGGGAGTTTTCTTACACCGGCGGAGTTTGTGAGGCACGCCGGTGGGACAGATGTCGTCCATCCGTTGAAGCACATAGTTGTAAACCCTAATTCTTCTTCTTACTTGTaa
- the LOC110926047 gene encoding uncharacterized protein LOC110926047 — protein sequence MVGSGSKSKPQDKRGSGGSSVPFNPQLGFASHTQPPFYFNQPMHQPFGYDTQPTQNWMQYGPRMTQAGYYDYSQEAQNAFDPFAFQNPMSQSPTQDEQDDADEEFVPETQEHELDDIDEDVADDEDVADEPEKKAKAKRENWSPRQEEALAKAFVHCTLNKRKGNQQKKDSFWKKVLNHFNETVGGSNRTHHQVRSKWVTMQTKINTFNGLYHQADRLRPSGSDDAYVMKQALKDYKSKENIEFAHVAAWEVVRTSQKWSPVPLLNEESSGSGLKRKSSDSGNYARGSPNVEISSGFTIPDINEDPSPPPPRRQTRKEKKDKGPSSKNEDPRDITRKFEEYKAMKKEIMEIKRVREEKYLTLADEQREALRQTMYEKDFEWYNRPTDDLNPKMLEVALARKREIAKKYGWPCDF from the exons ATGGTAGGGTCCGGTTCAAAGTCGAAGCCTCAAGATAAACGTGGTTCGGGTGGTAGTAGTGTCCCGTTTAATCCGCAACTTGGGTTTGCGAGTCACACCCAACCTCCATTTTATTTTAACCAACCCATGCATCAACCTTTCGGTTATGATACCCAACCCACCCAAAATTGGATGCAATACGGTCCGAGGATGACTCAAGCCGGTTATTATGATTACTCCCAAGAAGCGCAaaatgcttttgacccgtttgcttttCAAAACCCAATGTCACAATCACCAACCCAAGACGAACAAGATGACGCCGATGAGGAGTTCGTGCCGGAAACACAAGAACATGAGTTAGATGATATTGATGAAGATGTTGCGGATGATGAAGATGTTGCGGATGAACCGGAAAAAAAAGCAAAAGCCAAACGGGAAAATTGGTCGCCTAgacaagaagaggcgttggcaaaGGCTTTTGTTCATTGCACTTTGAATAAAAGAAAAGGCAATCAACAAAAGAAGGATAGCTTTTGGAAGAAAGTTCTAAACCACTTTAACGAAACGGTCGGCGGAAGTAATCGAACCCACCACCAAGTTCGATCAAAATGGGTGACGATGCAAACAAAAATTAACACATTCAACGGTCTATATCATCAAGCG GATCGTTTACGTCCTAGCGGGAGTGACGACGCATATGTAATGAAACAAGCGTTAAAGGATTACAAAAGCAAAGAAAATATTGAGTTCGCTCATGTTGCGGCTTGGGAGGTTGTTAGAACAAGTCAAAAGTGGTCGCCGGTACCTTTGTTGAATGAAGAAAGCTCCGGTTCGGGTCTAAAAAGAAAGTCTTCGGATTCGGGAAATTATGCCCGAGGATCACCGAATGTCGAAATCTCAAGCGGATTCACTATTCCCGACATAAACGAGGatccttcaccaccaccaccaagacGACAAACGAGAAAGGAGAAAAAGGACAAAGGGCCGTCTTCAAAAAACGAAGATCCAAGAGATATAACACGCAAATTCGAAGAGTACAAGGCCATGAAAAAAGAGATAATGGAAATTAAACGTGTACGAGAAGAAAAATATTTGACCTTGGCGGATGAGCAACGAGAGGCGTTGCGACAAACAATGTACGAGAAGGACTTTGAGTGGTATAATCGGCCTACCGACGACCTTAACCCGAAGATGTTGGAAGTCGCACTCGCTAGAAAACGTGAGATCGCAAAAAAATATGGATGGCCTtgtgatttttag